A region from the Volucribacter amazonae genome encodes:
- a CDS encoding fimbrial biogenesis chaperone gives MYKGVLLIFCAIWASLSQANIVVTGTRIIYPAEQKNITVQLTNVDKSPSLVQAWIDNGDPQAAPDQIKTPFVITPPITRVDGNKGQSLRITYTGEPLPQDRESVFYFNILDIPPKPSANSGVDNYLQIAIRSRLKLFYRPQNLPISVDEAYKQVQWHIERQGNKTFLVANNQTPYFITYSELAVEQNGGRKVSVKEADMLAPFSQQKFELAGNVSQGTVAWTVINDYGARPKGTSPLR, from the coding sequence ATGTATAAAGGTGTTTTATTGATTTTCTGTGCTATTTGGGCAAGTCTAAGCCAAGCCAATATCGTGGTAACAGGCACTCGAATTATCTATCCAGCAGAACAAAAAAATATTACAGTACAACTGACTAATGTGGATAAATCGCCCTCTTTAGTACAGGCTTGGATTGATAATGGCGACCCACAAGCCGCACCTGACCAAATTAAGACCCCCTTTGTGATTACGCCACCCATTACTCGAGTGGACGGCAATAAAGGACAAAGTTTGCGTATTACCTATACTGGCGAGCCTTTACCACAGGATCGAGAATCGGTTTTTTACTTTAATATCTTAGATATTCCGCCGAAACCTAGTGCCAATTCTGGTGTGGATAATTATTTACAAATCGCCATTCGTAGCCGTTTAAAATTATTTTATCGTCCGCAGAATTTGCCGATAAGCGTTGATGAAGCCTATAAACAAGTGCAATGGCATATTGAGCGACAAGGCAATAAAACCTTTTTAGTGGCAAATAATCAAACCCCTTATTTTATTACCTATTCGGAGCTTGCGGTGGAGCAAAATGGCGGACGTAAAGTCAGTGTGAAAGAAGCGGATATGCTTGCCCCTTTTAGCCAACAAAAATTCGAGCTGGCTGGCAATGTGAGCCAAGGCACTGTTGCTTGGACGGTTATCAATGATTATGGTGCAAGACCAAAGGGGACTTCTCCGTTACGTTAA
- a CDS encoding fimbrial protein translates to MKKLVLATLITASLGFSQLAGATQGTITFNGTITDATCKVKIGSEDTNGTVTLPTVSKTVLNADGKTAGTTPFTITLSECSGLGTLTSAKPFFETNSDVNTTSGRLVNTLTTGNATNVEIQLLLDDASTAINIASSNQGIAAQPVTSNQSQTYNFYAQYYATGASTAGDVTAKATYTIAYE, encoded by the coding sequence ATGAAAAAATTAGTTTTAGCAACATTAATTACTGCAAGTTTAGGTTTTTCACAACTTGCTGGTGCTACTCAGGGGACTATTACTTTTAATGGAACAATTACTGATGCGACTTGTAAAGTAAAAATTGGTAGTGAAGATACAAATGGTACAGTTACATTACCAACTGTATCAAAAACAGTTTTAAATGCAGATGGTAAAACGGCAGGAACAACTCCATTCACTATTACTTTATCTGAATGTTCTGGTTTGGGAACATTGACATCTGCTAAACCATTTTTTGAAACAAATTCAGATGTAAATACTACTTCAGGTCGTTTAGTGAATACCTTAACAACAGGAAATGCAACTAATGTAGAAATCCAATTATTGCTTGATGATGCTAGTACAGCTATTAATATTGCTAGTTCTAATCAAGGTATTGCGGCGCAACCTGTTACATCTAACCAATCTCAAACCTATAATTTCTATGCACAATACTATGCAACAGGTGCCTCAACAGCAGGTGATGTAACAGCGAAAGCGACCTATACTATTGCTTACGAATAA
- a CDS encoding fimbrial protein — translation MLKMMITMLFFFISCCFSHTVWAVIELKYDPNSKGFTSYSSEDVRELCSNRRGRPYRGLVVIEINTTSLSLNSPYLSSYTNRLDLQARIAGQKFVIRGSQQRIAVDARRSAKLELEASLAIQQSDEYIFAGQNNAVIPSQVLSLEINCQTPEGIKLHSSKVDVQVSDIPLDSLVNTKTCVITSERNLNITMPTITVSQLTRQNEIFGRRFSISTDCGTTSSLSSAYVVFSDGIWADNHSDILKPSSDSATGVGLKIYPQGSSSPIVYYPTGRYEKVLNRQIATPFSSFQQGKGTQSFDVYYVKTGTVESGRIKSLAIYTLFYK, via the coding sequence ATGCTTAAAATGATGATAACAATGCTTTTCTTTTTTATATCCTGTTGCTTTTCACATACTGTTTGGGCAGTAATCGAGCTAAAATATGATCCGAACAGCAAAGGATTTACTTCTTATTCAAGTGAAGATGTGCGAGAGTTATGTTCCAATCGGCGAGGACGACCTTATCGAGGATTAGTCGTCATTGAGATTAATACAACTTCCTTATCCTTAAATTCCCCTTACCTTTCTTCTTATACCAATCGCCTTGATTTACAGGCTCGTATCGCAGGACAAAAATTTGTCATAAGGGGGTCTCAACAACGGATTGCAGTGGACGCTCGTCGTTCAGCAAAACTGGAACTTGAGGCGAGTTTAGCTATTCAGCAAAGTGATGAATATATTTTTGCAGGACAAAATAATGCGGTTATTCCAAGCCAAGTTTTATCGTTAGAGATAAATTGTCAAACACCAGAAGGGATAAAATTACACTCAAGTAAGGTTGATGTACAGGTCAGTGATATTCCCCTTGATTCGCTGGTAAATACCAAGACTTGTGTAATAACCTCTGAACGAAATCTTAATATTACTATGCCAACCATTACGGTTAGCCAATTAACACGCCAAAATGAAATCTTTGGTCGGCGTTTTAGTATTAGCACTGATTGCGGTACGACCTCCTCCTTGAGCAGTGCTTATGTGGTTTTTAGTGATGGAATTTGGGCGGATAATCACAGTGATATTTTAAAGCCAAGTTCAGATTCAGCCACAGGGGTAGGCTTAAAAATTTATCCGCAAGGAAGTTCATCGCCAATAGTCTATTATCCCACAGGGCGTTATGAAAAAGTGCTTAATCGGCAAATTGCTACCCCCTTTAGTTCCTTTCAACAAGGTAAAGGAACGCAAAGTTTCGATGTGTATTATGTGAAAACAGGAACGGTGGAAAGTGGTAGAATAAAAAGTTTGGCAATTTATACATTGTTTTATAAATAG
- the menB gene encoding 1,4-dihydroxy-2-naphthoyl-CoA synthase: MQNPKDDVLYAPVQWVDHSAGYTDIRYHKSSDGIAKITINRPEVRNAFRPQTVKEMIQAFSDARFDEEIGVIVLTGEGEKAFCSGGDQKVRGDYGGYKDEAGVHHLNVLDFQRDIRTCPKPVVAMVAGYAIGGGHVLHMLCDITISADNAIYGQTGPKVGSFDGGWGASYMARLVGQKKAREIWFLCRQYNAQEALDMGLVNTVVPYAELERETVRWCREMLRNSPIALRCLKAALNADCDGQAGLQELAGNATMLFYMTEEGQEGRNAFNEKRAPDFSKFKRNP, from the coding sequence ATGCAAAATCCAAAAGATGATGTACTTTATGCCCCTGTACAATGGGTGGATCACAGTGCAGGCTATACGGACATTCGTTATCATAAATCTAGCGATGGGATTGCAAAGATTACAATTAATCGCCCTGAAGTGCGTAACGCTTTCCGTCCGCAAACTGTCAAAGAGATGATCCAAGCCTTTTCTGATGCACGTTTTGATGAAGAAATCGGTGTGATTGTATTGACAGGCGAGGGCGAAAAAGCCTTTTGTTCTGGTGGCGATCAAAAAGTGCGTGGCGATTATGGTGGCTATAAAGATGAGGCTGGGGTACATCATTTAAATGTATTAGATTTCCAGCGTGATATTCGCACTTGCCCTAAACCTGTGGTGGCAATGGTGGCTGGTTATGCCATTGGTGGCGGACATGTACTACATATGTTATGCGATATTACCATTTCCGCCGATAATGCCATTTATGGGCAGACAGGTCCGAAAGTAGGCTCTTTTGACGGCGGTTGGGGAGCGTCTTATATGGCTCGCTTAGTGGGGCAGAAAAAAGCACGTGAAATTTGGTTCTTATGTCGCCAATATAATGCTCAAGAAGCATTAGACATGGGATTAGTGAATACCGTTGTTCCTTATGCTGAATTAGAGCGTGAAACAGTGCGTTGGTGTCGTGAAATGTTACGTAATAGCCCAATTGCATTACGTTGCTTAAAGGCGGCACTTAATGCCGATTGTGATGGACAAGCAGGCTTACAAGAGCTAGCAGGCAACGCCACAATGTTATTCTATATGACTGAAGAAGGGCAAGAAGGTCGCAACGCTTTCAATGAAAAACGAGCTCCTGATTTTAGTAAGTTTAAGCGTAATCCTTAA
- a CDS encoding NAD(P)/FAD-dependent oxidoreductase, translating to MNSEIIIIGAGAAGLFCASQLAKAGKQVSILDNGKKIGRKILMSGGGYCNFTNLEVSPQHYLSQNPHFVKSALAGFSQWDFIALVAQYGIAYHEKEQGQLFTDQGAEQIVAMLQQECQKAGVTICLRQQVEQVTATAQGFQLQANGQVWQTQHLIIATGGLSMPALGASAFGYQIAEQFGLKIVAPRASLVPFTWREKEQYYTALAGISLPVSVKSQVGQSFNNQLLFTHRGLSGPAILQISNYWQPNQSIEIDLLPQQAIDQYLTQLRQQSAKLQLKTALSRVLPKKLVELWLQQQHIQDQPLANLSKLQLKQLVNLIHHWQVTPNGTEGYRTAEVTLGGVDTHDISSKTMQANKVKGLYFIGEVLDVTGWLGGYNFQWAWSSAYACAKGIIEQGYSHSTLK from the coding sequence ATGAACAGCGAAATTATTATTATTGGTGCAGGGGCGGCAGGTTTATTTTGTGCTAGCCAACTGGCGAAAGCAGGCAAACAGGTTAGCATTTTAGATAATGGTAAAAAAATTGGGCGTAAAATTTTAATGTCAGGTGGCGGATATTGTAATTTCACTAATCTTGAGGTTAGCCCACAACATTATCTTAGCCAAAATCCGCATTTTGTGAAATCGGCGTTAGCAGGGTTTAGCCAATGGGATTTTATTGCCCTTGTCGCTCAATATGGTATCGCTTATCACGAAAAAGAGCAGGGGCAACTCTTTACCGATCAAGGGGCAGAGCAGATTGTTGCTATGTTGCAACAAGAATGTCAAAAAGCTGGGGTAACCATTTGCTTACGTCAGCAAGTAGAGCAAGTTACCGCCACTGCACAGGGTTTCCAATTACAAGCTAACGGGCAAGTATGGCAAACACAGCACCTTATTATCGCCACAGGGGGATTGTCTATGCCAGCCTTGGGGGCGAGTGCCTTTGGCTATCAAATTGCCGAACAATTTGGCTTAAAAATCGTTGCCCCTCGTGCCAGCCTTGTTCCCTTTACTTGGCGAGAAAAAGAACAATATTACACCGCACTTGCAGGCATATCTTTGCCTGTTAGCGTAAAAAGCCAAGTAGGACAATCTTTTAACAATCAACTGTTATTTACTCATCGAGGGTTATCAGGCCCTGCAATTTTACAAATCTCTAATTATTGGCAACCAAATCAAAGCATTGAAATTGATTTATTACCACAACAAGCCATTGACCAATATTTAACTCAGTTACGCCAACAATCGGCAAAATTGCAATTAAAAACCGCCCTTAGCCGAGTATTGCCCAAAAAATTGGTGGAATTATGGTTACAACAACAGCACATTCAAGATCAACCCCTTGCTAATTTAAGCAAGCTACAATTAAAACAGTTAGTCAATTTAATTCATCATTGGCAAGTTACCCCAAATGGCACAGAGGGGTATCGCACCGCAGAAGTTACCTTAGGTGGCGTGGATACCCACGATATTTCCTCAAAAACCATGCAAGCTAACAAGGTAAAAGGGCTTTATTTTATCGGCGAAGTGCTAGATGTAACAGGCTGGCTCGGTGGCTATAATTTCCAATGGGCTTGGAGCTCAGCTTATGCTTGTGCTAAGGGGATTATTGAGCAAGGTTATAGTCATTCCACTTTAAAATGA
- a CDS encoding c-type cytochrome biogenesis protein, translated as MLFWFVLVLFSLLTVILLCVPMSKFIDWQKNHRQQTNIALYQAQQTQHTELANEMAQRLLQDEQYNAQYRPLSAVRFRPIFACLLALLVLVASFAYYFTLPRYQQAQQGQQANRQQHATLAQSNSQQKNDIHLINVQNRLRQDPNNGETWYQLGQLYLFNNEFANAFESFRRAKILLGDKPYILGAMATVLYYQAGQKMTVQSQQFVQQALAQDPLDTASLSLLASEAFLNADYAQALTIWQQILDSGRSTVERRSIIQSMQMAEGLQRATQQ; from the coding sequence ATGTTATTTTGGTTTGTTTTGGTTTTATTTAGCTTATTGACTGTCATTTTGCTCTGTGTGCCAATGAGCAAATTTATTGATTGGCAAAAAAATCATCGCCAACAAACCAATATTGCCCTGTATCAAGCTCAACAAACTCAACATACTGAACTTGCCAACGAAATGGCACAGCGTTTATTGCAAGATGAACAATATAATGCTCAGTATCGCCCACTAAGTGCGGTGCGTTTTCGTCCTATTTTTGCCTGCTTGCTCGCCTTATTGGTTTTAGTGGCGAGCTTCGCTTATTATTTTACTCTCCCTCGTTATCAACAGGCTCAACAAGGACAACAAGCCAATAGACAGCAACACGCCACCTTAGCACAAAGCAATAGCCAACAAAAAAATGATATACACCTTATTAATGTCCAAAATCGGCTAAGACAAGATCCCAATAACGGCGAAACTTGGTATCAATTAGGGCAACTTTATTTATTTAACAATGAATTTGCTAACGCCTTTGAATCCTTTCGCCGAGCAAAAATTTTACTTGGCGATAAACCCTATATATTAGGTGCTATGGCAACGGTCTTATATTATCAGGCAGGGCAAAAAATGACCGTACAAAGCCAACAATTCGTTCAGCAAGCCCTCGCTCAAGATCCTTTAGATACCGCCAGTTTATCTTTGCTTGCCTCAGAGGCATTTTTAAATGCCGACTATGCTCAAGCCTTAACCATTTGGCAACAAATTTTAGATAGTGGACGCAGTACAGTGGAACGGCGTAGTATAATCCAAAGTATGCAAATGGCAGAGGGATTACAGCGAGCGACACAGCAATGA
- the nrfF gene encoding heme lyase NrfEFG subunit NrfF, with amino-acid sequence MKYKLLIILGLLLSFTVQAEMVDTFQFSSPEQRIRAVALAKSLRCPQCQNQNLVESNSPIAYDLRLEVYRMIEEGKSNQQIIQLMTDRFGLFVLYKPPLQWNTLLLWGLPLLLLVGGLMMMIFHIRRKSATTYSSLTPQQQQALAQLLAHKDKQ; translated from the coding sequence ATGAAATACAAGTTACTGATAATATTAGGATTATTATTGAGTTTTACTGTTCAAGCTGAAATGGTGGATACTTTCCAATTTTCTAGCCCAGAACAACGCATAAGGGCAGTGGCTTTAGCTAAATCGCTACGTTGTCCGCAATGCCAAAATCAAAACTTGGTAGAGTCTAATTCCCCTATTGCCTATGATTTACGTTTAGAAGTGTATCGTATGATTGAAGAGGGCAAATCTAATCAGCAAATTATCCAACTGATGACCGACAGATTTGGGCTTTTTGTGCTATACAAACCGCCTTTACAATGGAATACCCTGTTATTATGGGGCTTACCCTTATTGTTATTAGTGGGTGGGCTAATGATGATGATTTTTCATATTCGCCGTAAATCCGCTACAACGTATTCATCATTAACCCCACAGCAACAACAAGCTCTCGCTCAACTGCTTGCCCATAAGGATAAACAATAA
- a CDS encoding DsbE family thiol:disulfide interchange protein, with translation MNRKILFLPLILVIAICGLLLAGLQQDPRKISSALIDKAVPEFYLADLVEPQQQLTQQHLPKQWYLLNVWASWCTACRIEQPFLIYLSQQNIAIVGLNYRDKRQNALEMLAKMGNPFTLNLFDPQGILALNLGVDGAPETYLVDQYGIIRYRHSGLLDQQSWQQQFVPIIEQWTEK, from the coding sequence ATGAATAGAAAGATTTTATTTCTCCCTTTGATCTTAGTGATTGCCATTTGTGGCTTATTGTTAGCAGGGTTGCAACAAGATCCCAGAAAGATTAGCTCGGCATTAATAGATAAAGCCGTTCCTGAGTTTTATTTAGCGGATTTAGTTGAACCACAACAACAATTAACCCAGCAACATTTGCCGAAACAATGGTATTTGCTTAATGTTTGGGCGAGTTGGTGTACCGCTTGCAGAATAGAACAGCCTTTTTTAATCTATTTATCACAACAAAATATCGCCATTGTGGGCTTAAATTACCGAGATAAACGGCAAAATGCCTTAGAGATGTTAGCCAAAATGGGCAATCCCTTTACGCTAAATTTATTTGATCCACAAGGCATATTGGCGTTAAATCTTGGGGTGGACGGTGCGCCAGAAACCTATTTAGTGGATCAATATGGTATTATTCGCTATCGTCATTCAGGTTTACTGGATCAACAAAGCTGGCAACAACAATTTGTGCCAATTATTGAACAATGGACAGAAAAATGA